One genomic segment of Sebastes fasciatus isolate fSebFas1 chromosome 17, fSebFas1.pri, whole genome shotgun sequence includes these proteins:
- the LOC141754075 gene encoding uncharacterized protein LOC141754075 isoform X5 produces MVEGCEETTSQKSTDNSETTLNKISVVGAGVTSSRCVESGENAEKGDDKETLTPSEKESEKRGGVFSETGSEEKRNAGSESCQAIKEEKIEEPTAGSGEAPESSQNTDRNYPTETGKERSESCKDVLTQVSQKRKVSPCTVEDVEQEMSHKRQRLTSKEDASCEAPQNLTCSKRAGQKEATTADKGENCKQSHETATYEGNVEMDGYSEESKSQPSSVTTAVSAVTETTSNATKVSPESNEDVRMTHIKVSESADNADTCPSEDKAQIISNTTVGPLKIATTSKIEGTSETAADSTVTTPTTSMTAISKFTAKSSNCAPDTTKSTAPTSKLTAATSSCTTATKKLRETAYACTSTISVCTATTSTSSATISSVTSITKSATSSKPLERRTEAVAKVTATSYKAAAASNTGSKAAREAVCRTAPASKVENASKNSENASKTVVASRTVVTSVATAKMTVKGKNTEASVKTAHMKSSVGSTADVAPNIHKAPAALRLIMPKNPPTEPSHNPASKKWQSASPPEVGLNQLMKVKCGEKKQVYCLLCSVRLRGRCHVTDFTHQYNYAKMKSPERVSELKPSELQRELTKLVTLLAEADRDVGSQFFLTVKVNIDDYKELAALSADNAIRRLKAIMRQKDLRVSSHSTTDTDASPCEASSQDDESSSKEEGAPAVGPSDRAQSMKSSEPEANDLIPDQLHSCSISNNNKPNANRSVQDAGIAVKMVKAQCYVPPLATDVAGSFAKTPDTCQETPEKRQQQERSRPELQDTRKVLEGSQKASTVKLLNPDPLSSAATVNTEQQNKPGPRRRAQDVSEHSQVLPMISIGESSEGRSHLSIYLNGHEPIIGLGLMWECRVMTVRTFYLCESCSETLLSRDIVQHMRSDDHQYNFIRMRHPGFLYFWSDELLLPWMKLNILKGIVKKVSKQERFNEMDAQVILLGKEMFKPVWTASFSDALKLVKEIKKQKKLTIPHPSIFSPQQKGAKQKTEKHPLEEMDGDLDGVKQRSPLDVTRVSPKADPVISPFSGAGTCLSPQEQPEPRPPVSQHQRPIPELKVKQVELHSESPSSSIVCPKTSQTLSVSPRDEYFPTRKRAAVESIETLVRSCTNNPKLEDPLPAQCSELQPISAESASESTSVKPAATSTLLSPMDKDTEPGFDEQDIPAVDMEKFDDLMALLRKMKSELNMSPCTSAPGNGETTTSCANNSSASGVERRQDPEPVQTTSNVATKQARWDSKWQMLKVTKNPPSANSLEMFSTAAPEVLSHGNQLVASNASSVITSSPEGSTLTRGDLLFGATEANAVTQLPSASAADPSDPQNQYDAQSTFGSQPHPSPIYDNPGQILQPRDNTETDSTGVRQLPINAIVSVRSNRHNQRFMGNYNRQDPTEVNNQVTHSFPTGATVSPSDASGGYGQYRQMAYFANGLSGYFSTEAVGSYTAPANPPVYTESPCQYEGFTTGAPYPSPIYPEQGATRFSLQSFGHILTAPALPEWVKLGLYQQQLLQQQYSSWRSTSLAAGDGTVISEAAYGGAAPVTTPATSSQKMIDLNDYRTLRVAPTQSSSNVAAQNVPQAYVNPPVVHYPPGANTEITSQPPANSFFASGGGFYVVEK; encoded by the exons ATGGTGGAGGGGTGTGAGGAAACAACGAGTCAAAAATCTACAGACAATAGTGAGACGACCCTGAATAAGATTTCTGTAGTTGGTGCTGGAGTCACCAGTTCACGCTGTGTAGAAAGTGGAGAAAATGCAGAAAAGGGAGACGACAAGGAGACTCTTACACCAAGTGAAAAAGAATccgagaagagaggaggggtgTTTTCAGAAACTGGTTCGGAGGAGAAAAGGAATGCAGGCAGTGAATCATGTCAGGCAATAAAGGAGGAGAAGATAGAAGAGCCTACAGCAGGAAGTGGGGAGGCGCCAGAAAGCAGCCAGAACACGGACAGAAATTACCCAACAGAGACTGGAAAAGAGAGGAGTGAAAGTTGTAAAGATGTCCTGACACAGGTGTCACAAAAGAGGAAAGTCTCTCCCTGCACTGTTGAGGATGTAGAGCAAGAAATGAGCCATAAAAGGCAGCGGCTCACATCCAAAGAAGACGCCTCTTGTGAAGCACCTCAAAACCTGACATGTAGCAAAAGGGCAGGACAAAAGGAGGCGACCACCGCAGACAAGGGAGAAAATTGCAAACAAAGTCACGAGACAGCAACGTACGAAG GCAATGTGGAGATGGATGGATATTCAGAAGAGTCTAAGTCACAGCCATCCTCAGTAACTACAGCCGTGTCTGCAGTGACTGAAACCACCTCCAATGCAACCAAAGTCTCCCCTGAATCAAATGAGGATGTCAGAATGACCCATATCAAAGTGTCTGAGTCAGCTGACAACGCTGACACCTGTCCTAGTGAGGACAAAGCTCAAATCATTTCAAACACAACTGTTGGACCATTAAAAATAGCAACCACTTCCAAAATAGAGGGGACATCTGAAACGGCAGCAGATTCTACTGTAACCACCCCCACCACGTCCATGACGGCCATCTCCAAGTTCACAGCCAAATCTTCCAATTGTGCTCCAGACACCACCAAATCGACAGCACCCACCTCCAAACTTACAGCCGCCACCTCCAGCTGTACAACAGCCACCAAGAAATTGAGAGAAACCGCCTACGCATGTACATCAACTATCTCCGTCTGCACCGCAACCACCTCCACCTCTAGTGCAACCATCTCAAGTGTGACCTCCATCACAAAATCTGCAACATCGTCCAAACCACTGGAGAGAAGAACTGAAGCTGTAGCCAAAGTCACAGCGACTTCATACAAAGCTGCCGCCGCCTCTAACACAGGATCCAAAGCAGCGCGTGAAGCCGTCTGCAGAACTGCACCCGCCTCCAAAGTGGAAAACGCATCCAAAAATTCAGAAAATGCATCCAAAACTGTGGTCGCGTCTCGTACTGTGGTGACATCCGTAGCCACTGCTAAAATGACAGTTAAAGGTAAAAATACTGAAGCCTCTGTCAAGACTGCACACATGAAGAGTTCAGTGGGATCAACTGCTGATGTTGCACCAAATATTCATAAGGCACCTGCAGCTCTCCGCCTGATCATGCCCAAGAATCCACCCACAGAGCCATCACACAACCCCGCAAGTAAGAAATGGCAAAGTGCAAGCCCTCCTGAAGTTG GCTTAAACCAGCTGATGAAAGTGAAATGTGGAGAAAAGAAGCAAGTCTACTGTCTGCTATGTTCAGTCAGGTTGCGAGGGCGCTGTCACGTAACCGACTTTACCCACCAGTATAACTATGCG AAAATGAAGTCCCCTGAGCGGGTTTCAGAGCTGAAGCCGTCAGAGCTGCAGAGGGAATTGACCAAGTTAGTGACCCTCTTGGCTGAGGCCGACAGAGATGTAGGATCCCAGTTCTTCTTG acagtgaaagtgaacaTTGATGACTACAAAGAGCTGGCTGCTCTTTCAGCGGACAACG CTATAAGACGACTGAAAGCAATTATGAGACAGAAAGACTTGAGGGTCTCATCACACTCCACAACTGATACTGATGCCAGTCCATGTGAAGCTTCAAGCCAAGATGATG AATCCAGTTCAAAAGAGGAAGGAGCTCCTGCTGTGGGTCCGTCCGACAGAGCTCAGAGCATGAAGAGTTCAGAGCCTGAAGCTAATGACCTGATTCCAGACCAGCTTCATTCGTGTTCGATCTCGAATAATAATAAGCCCAATGCAAATCGCAGTGTTCAAGACGCAGGCATTGCAG TCAAAATGGTGAAAGCTCAGTGTTATGTGCCTCCTCTTGCCACCGACGTTGCAGGCAGCTTTGCCAAAACCCCTGATACATGCCAAGAGACTCCAGAGAAGAGACAACAGCAGGAGAGAAGTCGTCCAGAGTTACAGGACACACGGAAGGTGCTGGAAGGCTCTCAGAAAGCATCAACTGTTAAACTGCTCAACCCGGACCCGCTCTCTTCTGCTGCTACAGTGAATACAGAACAGCAGAACAAACCAGGACCCAGACGGAGAGCACAAGATGTATCCGAACACTCACAAGTGCTCCCAATGATTTCAATAG GGGAAAGCAGTGAGGGCCGCAGTCATTTGTCCATATACTTGAATGGACATGAACCAATCATAG GTCTGGGATTAATGTGGGAGTGTCGAGTTATGACTGTGCGCACATTCTACCTGTGTGAGAGCTGCAGTGAGACGCTCCTCAGCCGTGATATAGTCCAACACATGCGCAGCGATGATCACCAGTACAACTTCATC CGGATGCGGCACCCTGGCTTTCTGTACTTCTGGTCGGATGAGCTGCTGCTCCCATGgatgaaattgaacattttgaaGGGCATCGTCAAGAAGGTCTCAAAACAGGAGCGTTTCAACGAGATGGATGCGCAG GTTATACTGCTGGGAAAGGAGATGTTTAAACCGGTTTGGACAGCTTCGTTCAGCGACG CTTTAAAATTGGTTAAAGAAATCAAGAAACAAAAGAAACTGACCAtccctcatccatccatctttagTCCACAACAAAAGG gagcaaaacaaaaaactgagAAACATCCTTTggaagagatggatggagattTGGATGGGGTCAAACAAAGAAGTCCTCTGGATGTGACCCGTGTCTCCCCAAAGGCTGATCCTGTCATCTCTCCGTTCTCTGGTGCTGGCACGTGTCTCAGTCCCCAAGAGCAACCAGAACCCAGACCGCCAGTCTCTCAGCACCAGAGGCCTATCCCTGAGTTGAAAGTGAAACAGGTGGAGCTGCACTCAGAATCCCCATCTTCCTCCATTGTTTGTCCTAAAACCAGTCAAACCCTGTCCGTGTCTCCCAGAGATGAATACTTTCCCACCAGAAAAAGAGCAGCTGTTGAATCTATTGAAACACTGGTCAGATCTTGCACCAATAACCCCAAACTCGAGGACCCTCTGCCAGCACAATGCAGTGAGCTGCAGCCCATCAGCGCCGAATCAGCCTCCGAGTCCACTTCTGTTAAACCTGCTGCCACCTCCACCCTCCTGTCTCCTATGGACAAAGACACAGAACCTGGATTCGATGAACAAGACATACCCGCTGTAGACATGGAAAAGTTTGATGACCTAATGGCTCTGTTGAGAAAGATGAAATCTGAGCTAAATATGTCTCCTTGCACATCAGCTCCAGGCAATGGCGAGACTACCACCTCCTGCGCTAACAATTCATCCGCAAGTGGTGTGGAAAGAAGACAGGATCCAGAGCCTGTGCAGACAACATCTAATGTGGCCACAAAGCAAGCAAGATGGGATTCAAAGTGGCAAATGCTTAAAGTGACAAAAAATCCACCCTCCGCTAACTCACTGGAGATGTTTTCAACAGCAGCTCCTGAGGTCTTGAGCCATGGCAACCAACTCGTCGCCTCTAATGCCAGCTCTGTTATCACCTCATCTCCTGAGGGCTCCACTTTAACGAGGGGCGACCTTTTGTTCGGAGCGACTGAAGCCAACGCAGTCACGCAGTTACCTTCTGCCAGCGCCGCTGACCCCAGTGACCCACAAAACCAGTACGATGCACAGAGCACCTTTGGAAGCCAGCCTCACCCTAGTCCCATCTACGATAATCCAGGTCAGATACTACAGCCACGAGATAACACAGAGACTGACAGCACTGGGGTTCGTCAGTTGCCCATTAACGCCATCGTATCTGTCAGGTCAAACCGCCATAACCAGCGGTTTATGGGCAACTATAATAGACAGGACCCCACTGAGGTGAACAACCAGGTCACTCACAGCTTCCCCACAGGTGCAACCGTAAGCCCCAGTGACGCCTCAGGAGGATACGGTCAGTACAGACAAATGGCTTATTTCGCAAACGGACTGTCGGGTTATTTTTCCACTGAGGCTGTTGGAAGTTACACAGCACCAGCCAACCCTCCTGTATACACTGAGAGTCCATGCCAATATGAGGGGTTCACCACAGGGGCGCCCTACCCAAGTCCGATTTACCCAGAGCAAGGAGCAACCCGCTTCAGTCTGCAATCATTTGGACACATTTTAACAGCTCCAGCGCTCCCAGAATGGGTGAAGCTGGGGTTGTATCAGCAGCAGTTATTGCAGCAGCAGTACTCCTCATGGAGGAGCACTTCCCTGGCTGCTGGAGACGGCACAGTGATCAGTGAGGCGGCCTACGGAGGCGCCGCTCCAGTCACGACTCCAGCCACCAGTTCACAAAAGATGATCGACCTGAACGATTACAGAACCCTCAGGGTCGCTCCAACGCAGAGCAGCAGCAACGTAGCAGCGCAGAACGTTCCTCAAGCTTACGTCAACCCTCCAGTCGTTCACTATCCTCCTGGTGCCAATACTGAAATCACATCCCAGCCACCTGCAAACTCCTTTTTTGCCTCTGGCGGAGGGTTCTATGTTGTAGAGAAGTAG
- the LOC141754075 gene encoding uncharacterized protein LOC141754075 isoform X2: MVEGCEETTSQKSTDNSETTLNKISVVGAGVTSSRCVESGENAEKGDDKETLTPSEKESEKRGGVFSETGSEEKRNAGSESCQAIKEEKIEEPTAGSGEAPESSQNTDRNYPTETGKERSESCKDVLTQVSQKRKVSPCTVEDVEQEMSHKRQRLTSKEDASCEAPQNLTCSKRAGQKEATTADKGENCKQSHETATYEGNVEMDGYSEESKSQPSSVTTAVSAVTETTSNATKVSPESNEDVRMTHIKVSESADNADTCPSEDKAQIISNTTVGPLKIATTSKIEGTSETAADSTVTTPTTSMTAISKFTAKSSNCAPDTTKSTAPTSKLTAATSSCTTATKKLRETAYACTSTISVCTATTSTSSATISSVTSITKSATSSKPLERRTEAVAKVTATSYKAAAASNTGSKAAREAVCRTAPASKVENASKNSENASKTVVASRTVVTSVATAKMTVKGKNTEASVKTAHMKSSVGSTADVAPNIHKAPAALRLIMPKNPPTEPSHNPASKKWQSASPPEVGLNQLMKVKCGEKKQVYCLLCSVRLRGRCHVTDFTHQYNYAKMKSPERVSELKPSELQRELTKLVTLLAEADRDVGSQFFLTVKVNIDDYKELAALSADNAIRRLKAIMRQKDLRVSSHSTTDTDASPCEASSQDDESSSKEEGAPAVGPSDRAQSMKSSEPEANDLIPDQLHSCSISNNNKPNANRSVQDAGIAVKMVKAQCYVPPLATDVAGSFAKTPDTCQETPEKRQQQERSRPELQDTRKVLEGSQKASTVKLLNPDPLSSAATVNTEQQNKPGPRRRAQDVSEHSQVLPMISIGESSEGRSHLSIYLNGHEPIIGLGLMWECRVMTVRTFYLCESCSETLLSRDIVQHMRSDDHQYNFIRMRHPGFLYFWSDELLLPWMKLNILKGIVKKVSKQERFNEMDAQVILLGKEMFKPVWTASFSDALKLVKEIKKQKKLTIPHPSIFSPQQKDKQPESRQSPEESLPTEVQPSQALETDQRSDNGAKQKTEKHPLEEMDGDLDGVKQRSPLDVTRVSPKADPVISPFSGAGTCLSPQEQPEPRPPVSQHQRPIPELKVKQVELHSESPSSSIVCPKTSQTLSVSPRDEYFPTRKRAAVESIETLVRSCTNNPKLEDPLPAQCSELQPISAESASESTSVKPAATSTLLSPMDKDTEPGFDEQDIPAVDMEKFDDLMALLRKMKSELNMSPCTSAPGNGETTTSCANNSSASGVERRQDPEPVQTTSNVATKQARWDSKWQMLKVTKNPPSANSLEMFSTAAPEVLSHGNQLVASNASSVITSSPEGSTLTRGDLLFGATEANAVTQLPSASAADPSDPQNQYDAQSTFGSQPHPSPIYDNPGQILQPRDNTETDSTGVRQLPINAIVSVRSNRHNQRFMGNYNRQDPTEVNNQVTHSFPTGATVSPSDASGGYGQYRQMAYFANGLSGYFSTEAVGSYTAPANPPVYTESPCQYEGFTTGAPYPSPIYPEQGATRFSLQSFGHILTAPALPEWVKLGLYQQQLLQQQYSSWRSTSLAAGDGTVISEAAYGGAAPVTTPATSSQKMIDLNDYRTLRVAPTQSSSNVAAQNVPQAYVNPPVVHYPPGANTEITSQPPANSFFASGGGFYVVEK, from the exons ATGGTGGAGGGGTGTGAGGAAACAACGAGTCAAAAATCTACAGACAATAGTGAGACGACCCTGAATAAGATTTCTGTAGTTGGTGCTGGAGTCACCAGTTCACGCTGTGTAGAAAGTGGAGAAAATGCAGAAAAGGGAGACGACAAGGAGACTCTTACACCAAGTGAAAAAGAATccgagaagagaggaggggtgTTTTCAGAAACTGGTTCGGAGGAGAAAAGGAATGCAGGCAGTGAATCATGTCAGGCAATAAAGGAGGAGAAGATAGAAGAGCCTACAGCAGGAAGTGGGGAGGCGCCAGAAAGCAGCCAGAACACGGACAGAAATTACCCAACAGAGACTGGAAAAGAGAGGAGTGAAAGTTGTAAAGATGTCCTGACACAGGTGTCACAAAAGAGGAAAGTCTCTCCCTGCACTGTTGAGGATGTAGAGCAAGAAATGAGCCATAAAAGGCAGCGGCTCACATCCAAAGAAGACGCCTCTTGTGAAGCACCTCAAAACCTGACATGTAGCAAAAGGGCAGGACAAAAGGAGGCGACCACCGCAGACAAGGGAGAAAATTGCAAACAAAGTCACGAGACAGCAACGTACGAAG GCAATGTGGAGATGGATGGATATTCAGAAGAGTCTAAGTCACAGCCATCCTCAGTAACTACAGCCGTGTCTGCAGTGACTGAAACCACCTCCAATGCAACCAAAGTCTCCCCTGAATCAAATGAGGATGTCAGAATGACCCATATCAAAGTGTCTGAGTCAGCTGACAACGCTGACACCTGTCCTAGTGAGGACAAAGCTCAAATCATTTCAAACACAACTGTTGGACCATTAAAAATAGCAACCACTTCCAAAATAGAGGGGACATCTGAAACGGCAGCAGATTCTACTGTAACCACCCCCACCACGTCCATGACGGCCATCTCCAAGTTCACAGCCAAATCTTCCAATTGTGCTCCAGACACCACCAAATCGACAGCACCCACCTCCAAACTTACAGCCGCCACCTCCAGCTGTACAACAGCCACCAAGAAATTGAGAGAAACCGCCTACGCATGTACATCAACTATCTCCGTCTGCACCGCAACCACCTCCACCTCTAGTGCAACCATCTCAAGTGTGACCTCCATCACAAAATCTGCAACATCGTCCAAACCACTGGAGAGAAGAACTGAAGCTGTAGCCAAAGTCACAGCGACTTCATACAAAGCTGCCGCCGCCTCTAACACAGGATCCAAAGCAGCGCGTGAAGCCGTCTGCAGAACTGCACCCGCCTCCAAAGTGGAAAACGCATCCAAAAATTCAGAAAATGCATCCAAAACTGTGGTCGCGTCTCGTACTGTGGTGACATCCGTAGCCACTGCTAAAATGACAGTTAAAGGTAAAAATACTGAAGCCTCTGTCAAGACTGCACACATGAAGAGTTCAGTGGGATCAACTGCTGATGTTGCACCAAATATTCATAAGGCACCTGCAGCTCTCCGCCTGATCATGCCCAAGAATCCACCCACAGAGCCATCACACAACCCCGCAAGTAAGAAATGGCAAAGTGCAAGCCCTCCTGAAGTTG GCTTAAACCAGCTGATGAAAGTGAAATGTGGAGAAAAGAAGCAAGTCTACTGTCTGCTATGTTCAGTCAGGTTGCGAGGGCGCTGTCACGTAACCGACTTTACCCACCAGTATAACTATGCG AAAATGAAGTCCCCTGAGCGGGTTTCAGAGCTGAAGCCGTCAGAGCTGCAGAGGGAATTGACCAAGTTAGTGACCCTCTTGGCTGAGGCCGACAGAGATGTAGGATCCCAGTTCTTCTTG acagtgaaagtgaacaTTGATGACTACAAAGAGCTGGCTGCTCTTTCAGCGGACAACG CTATAAGACGACTGAAAGCAATTATGAGACAGAAAGACTTGAGGGTCTCATCACACTCCACAACTGATACTGATGCCAGTCCATGTGAAGCTTCAAGCCAAGATGATG AATCCAGTTCAAAAGAGGAAGGAGCTCCTGCTGTGGGTCCGTCCGACAGAGCTCAGAGCATGAAGAGTTCAGAGCCTGAAGCTAATGACCTGATTCCAGACCAGCTTCATTCGTGTTCGATCTCGAATAATAATAAGCCCAATGCAAATCGCAGTGTTCAAGACGCAGGCATTGCAG TCAAAATGGTGAAAGCTCAGTGTTATGTGCCTCCTCTTGCCACCGACGTTGCAGGCAGCTTTGCCAAAACCCCTGATACATGCCAAGAGACTCCAGAGAAGAGACAACAGCAGGAGAGAAGTCGTCCAGAGTTACAGGACACACGGAAGGTGCTGGAAGGCTCTCAGAAAGCATCAACTGTTAAACTGCTCAACCCGGACCCGCTCTCTTCTGCTGCTACAGTGAATACAGAACAGCAGAACAAACCAGGACCCAGACGGAGAGCACAAGATGTATCCGAACACTCACAAGTGCTCCCAATGATTTCAATAG GGGAAAGCAGTGAGGGCCGCAGTCATTTGTCCATATACTTGAATGGACATGAACCAATCATAG GTCTGGGATTAATGTGGGAGTGTCGAGTTATGACTGTGCGCACATTCTACCTGTGTGAGAGCTGCAGTGAGACGCTCCTCAGCCGTGATATAGTCCAACACATGCGCAGCGATGATCACCAGTACAACTTCATC CGGATGCGGCACCCTGGCTTTCTGTACTTCTGGTCGGATGAGCTGCTGCTCCCATGgatgaaattgaacattttgaaGGGCATCGTCAAGAAGGTCTCAAAACAGGAGCGTTTCAACGAGATGGATGCGCAG GTTATACTGCTGGGAAAGGAGATGTTTAAACCGGTTTGGACAGCTTCGTTCAGCGACG CTTTAAAATTGGTTAAAGAAATCAAGAAACAAAAGAAACTGACCAtccctcatccatccatctttagTCCACAACAAAAGG ACAAGCAGCCTGAGAGCCGGCAGAGTCCAGAGGAATCTCTTCCCACGGAGGTGCAGCCATCACAGGCACTTGAGACTGACCAGAGAAGTGACAATG gagcaaaacaaaaaactgagAAACATCCTTTggaagagatggatggagattTGGATGGGGTCAAACAAAGAAGTCCTCTGGATGTGACCCGTGTCTCCCCAAAGGCTGATCCTGTCATCTCTCCGTTCTCTGGTGCTGGCACGTGTCTCAGTCCCCAAGAGCAACCAGAACCCAGACCGCCAGTCTCTCAGCACCAGAGGCCTATCCCTGAGTTGAAAGTGAAACAGGTGGAGCTGCACTCAGAATCCCCATCTTCCTCCATTGTTTGTCCTAAAACCAGTCAAACCCTGTCCGTGTCTCCCAGAGATGAATACTTTCCCACCAGAAAAAGAGCAGCTGTTGAATCTATTGAAACACTGGTCAGATCTTGCACCAATAACCCCAAACTCGAGGACCCTCTGCCAGCACAATGCAGTGAGCTGCAGCCCATCAGCGCCGAATCAGCCTCCGAGTCCACTTCTGTTAAACCTGCTGCCACCTCCACCCTCCTGTCTCCTATGGACAAAGACACAGAACCTGGATTCGATGAACAAGACATACCCGCTGTAGACATGGAAAAGTTTGATGACCTAATGGCTCTGTTGAGAAAGATGAAATCTGAGCTAAATATGTCTCCTTGCACATCAGCTCCAGGCAATGGCGAGACTACCACCTCCTGCGCTAACAATTCATCCGCAAGTGGTGTGGAAAGAAGACAGGATCCAGAGCCTGTGCAGACAACATCTAATGTGGCCACAAAGCAAGCAAGATGGGATTCAAAGTGGCAAATGCTTAAAGTGACAAAAAATCCACCCTCCGCTAACTCACTGGAGATGTTTTCAACAGCAGCTCCTGAGGTCTTGAGCCATGGCAACCAACTCGTCGCCTCTAATGCCAGCTCTGTTATCACCTCATCTCCTGAGGGCTCCACTTTAACGAGGGGCGACCTTTTGTTCGGAGCGACTGAAGCCAACGCAGTCACGCAGTTACCTTCTGCCAGCGCCGCTGACCCCAGTGACCCACAAAACCAGTACGATGCACAGAGCACCTTTGGAAGCCAGCCTCACCCTAGTCCCATCTACGATAATCCAGGTCAGATACTACAGCCACGAGATAACACAGAGACTGACAGCACTGGGGTTCGTCAGTTGCCCATTAACGCCATCGTATCTGTCAGGTCAAACCGCCATAACCAGCGGTTTATGGGCAACTATAATAGACAGGACCCCACTGAGGTGAACAACCAGGTCACTCACAGCTTCCCCACAGGTGCAACCGTAAGCCCCAGTGACGCCTCAGGAGGATACGGTCAGTACAGACAAATGGCTTATTTCGCAAACGGACTGTCGGGTTATTTTTCCACTGAGGCTGTTGGAAGTTACACAGCACCAGCCAACCCTCCTGTATACACTGAGAGTCCATGCCAATATGAGGGGTTCACCACAGGGGCGCCCTACCCAAGTCCGATTTACCCAGAGCAAGGAGCAACCCGCTTCAGTCTGCAATCATTTGGACACATTTTAACAGCTCCAGCGCTCCCAGAATGGGTGAAGCTGGGGTTGTATCAGCAGCAGTTATTGCAGCAGCAGTACTCCTCATGGAGGAGCACTTCCCTGGCTGCTGGAGACGGCACAGTGATCAGTGAGGCGGCCTACGGAGGCGCCGCTCCAGTCACGACTCCAGCCACCAGTTCACAAAAGATGATCGACCTGAACGATTACAGAACCCTCAGGGTCGCTCCAACGCAGAGCAGCAGCAACGTAGCAGCGCAGAACGTTCCTCAAGCTTACGTCAACCCTCCAGTCGTTCACTATCCTCCTGGTGCCAATACTGAAATCACATCCCAGCCACCTGCAAACTCCTTTTTTGCCTCTGGCGGAGGGTTCTATGTTGTAGAGAAGTAG